In the genome of Streptomyces sp. SAI-127, the window GAGGACATGGGCGGCCAGGTCGTCCGTGAACGCCTTGATGGTCGACTCCAGGAACATCGCGGAGCCGTCCGGGTGCGAGCAAGCGCCGCGCCGCTTCACGTTCTTGGCGACCTGTTTGAGGGCCTCCAGGGCGGCAGGCCCGCCGCCGTTGAGGATGTCCTCCATGCCGCGCGCGGCGGCCGGCAGACCGAGGTAGCAGGGGCCGCACTGGCCCGCGCTCTCCTCGGCCAGCCACTGCGCCACACGCAGTGACTCACCCAGCGGGCAGGTCTCCTGAGTGATCGGCAGGATCGCGCCGGCGCCGAGCGCGCCGCCCACGGCGTCCAGGGAGTTGCGGGAGACGATCGCCTCGTTGACCGTCGCCGCGTCGATCCACTTGCCGTGGTAACCGCCGGTCAGCACGCCCTGCGGGACCGGCGGGGCGCCGGCCAACTGCAGGACGTAGCGCAGCGGTACGCCCGTGGGGACCTCGATGACCATCGGGCGCGCGACGGCGCCGGAGACCGTGAGCAGGACGGTGCCCGGCTCGTCGTACAGCCCGGTGTTGCCGTAGCGCTCCGGGCCGATGCGGGCGGCGATCGCGAGCTGCGCGAAGGTCTCGGCGTTGGACAGCAGGGTCGGCGCCCCGCCGACGCCGCTCTGGGAGGCGCTGATCTTGCGGCCGGGCGGGATGGCCGGGCCGCCGTCGATGGAACGGATCAGCGAGGCCGCCGCTCCGGTGACCATACGGACGGGATTGCGCTGCACGCGCGCGCGTAGTGCCGATCTGCGGCCGTTGCTGAGACCGCGTTCGGCGAGGGCGGCCTCCATGGACCGTTGGGTGGACTCCCGGGTGACCCCCACCACGAGCGTGCGGGCACCCAGGGCTTCGGCGGCCAGGAGGGCGCCGTCCAGGATGAGGTGCGGGGCACGGTTGATGAGCACCGTGTCCTTGCGGCAGGCCGGTTCGTCCTCGCTGCCGTTGACGACGACGACCGGGCGGACGCCACGCTTGATCGCTGCCTCGGCGACCGAGCGCAGCTTCTTGTGGAAGGGGAAGCCGGCTCCGCCGCGTCCCTTCAGGTTGATGGCTTCGGAGAGCTTCGCGAGCTGCTCCCCGCCCATGGGTTCGAGCGGGCCGTGCACCTTCAGGTGCATGGGCAGGTCAAGTCGTTCGACAAGGTCGAAACCCGACGTGAGCTGAGGAAGGCCGACCACGCGGACTTCTGGTACGTCGGGCAGGGCCTCGTTCACCTATAGCCTCCGGAAGGCGTGTTCCAAGGTTCGCCCGAGCCCGGTGCGTCGAAGTCGTACGACTGACCGGGTGTTGTATCCGTGGCGGGACCGCTGTTGTACGTGTCATTCGGGTTGTACGTGCCGTAAAGGGTGTTCGTCTCACCGGTGTCGCGCACATCACCTGAGAGATAGCTGGCCGTGCCCGAATTACCGCCATAGGTCGGGATGTTGTACCCCGTGTCCTGGAGCGGGTCGTAGACGGAGGCTGGCGCTTCGCCGACCGGTGGCGGGGACGGGATCGGCCAGCTGCCGGAGGTGCTGCCGCTGTCCATGCGCGCGATGGGGTCGGTGGCGGCCTGCATGTCCATCGGCATGTCCATGCGTGCGGTCTGGCCGGTGTCGAACGGCTGCTGTGTGTTCGGTGACACAGCGCGATAGGCGGCCGCGAATCCGCTGCCCGCGGGCTCCGGGGCCGGCGGGGCCTGGTAGAGGGGCACGCCACCGGTCTGGGTCAGGCCCTCGTAGCCGGGCAGGGCGGACTCCGAACGCCGTCTGGGCGACTCGGCGGGCCGGCGGCTCTCGCGGCCCGGCGCGGCGGTTTCCGCGGCCCGCCTGGCGCGGCTGGCTTCCAGCTCCTCGCGGCCCGGCCGCTCCTCGGCGCCGAGGAGCATGGCGATCCGGTCGGTGACCTTGCGCTTGAAGGGGCGGGGGGCCGAGCGCAGGGCGAGGGCCGCGATGACACCGAGGACGCAGAGCACGTACATGTACGTGAAGATCGGGGCCTTCACCGCGCGCCCCGCGTACAGGCCGTGGATCAGTCCGGCGCACCAGGCCGGGTAGGCCAGCATGTGCATCGCCCGCCACCGTGCCGCGACCGGGGCCGGGGACGCGAACCGGTTGCGCAGGGCGCCGGTGATGCCGACGAAGATCATGAGCTGGCCGGCCAGGGTGCCGAGACCTATGAGGCCTCCGCTGCTGCTGAAGCCGAGCCCGAACGGGATGAACGCGGCGATCCAGGTCGTGTGGTCGAGGGTCAGTTTGATCCCGATGTGCAGCAGAAGGAACGCGATCGAGCCCACGGCGGTGATCCGGTGGATCCCCTGCGCGACGATCCGTTGCCGGGTGTTGAGGATCAGCCGGTCCTGTGCGACGAGCCCCCAGATCACGGAGCAGGTGAGGAGGACGAGCGTCACCACGCCCGCTCCGAAGTTGAGGAAGTCCTGCAGCCAGACACCTCCGTACACCACGACCAGAGGGATGGCCAGCAGAAAGACGGCCGTCGCCACCCCGTAGGCCGACCGGCCGGTCCTGGGGAGCGTGTTGCTAGTACTACGAGGGTTCATGGGGGCAACTCCGAGCGGTTCGGGAAGGCGGTCCCGCTGCCGCACTCTAAGTGGCGCCATACCGATGGGTACGGCATTTGAGTTATTGCGTTGTTATCAAACGACTGCGGGGCCGTTGTGATGTCCCTTAGTAGCTGTTACGCGAAGTAACCATTGGCCATGGCTCAGTTCCTGTGTCGGATCGGACGATTGCGCTCGACTGCGGCGGCGAGTGCGGCACCCGGTGCCACAGAGGCATACGTAAGCTCGTCGCGGCTTGCTCAACGGCTGCGGTACTCTGACGCC includes:
- a CDS encoding NADH-quinone oxidoreductase subunit NuoF family protein; this translates as MNEALPDVPEVRVVGLPQLTSGFDLVERLDLPMHLKVHGPLEPMGGEQLAKLSEAINLKGRGGAGFPFHKKLRSVAEAAIKRGVRPVVVVNGSEDEPACRKDTVLINRAPHLILDGALLAAEALGARTLVVGVTRESTQRSMEAALAERGLSNGRRSALRARVQRNPVRMVTGAAASLIRSIDGGPAIPPGRKISASQSGVGGAPTLLSNAETFAQLAIAARIGPERYGNTGLYDEPGTVLLTVSGAVARPMVIEVPTGVPLRYVLQLAGAPPVPQGVLTGGYHGKWIDAATVNEAIVSRNSLDAVGGALGAGAILPITQETCPLGESLRVAQWLAEESAGQCGPCYLGLPAAARGMEDILNGGGPAALEALKQVAKNVKRRGACSHPDGSAMFLESTIKAFTDDLAAHVLGNGCGRPVEGVLPLFEGGRTPTGIPGGAEAEESGPSRQKIYVDWTLCRGHGLCADILPEVFELGADGFPTVAQAQVPRYAEAKALRAVRRCPALALRLEEETARDKGPSRNLPVLSQGRGRRALGR
- a CDS encoding cytochrome b/b6 domain-containing protein → MATAVFLLAIPLVVVYGGVWLQDFLNFGAGVVTLVLLTCSVIWGLVAQDRLILNTRQRIVAQGIHRITAVGSIAFLLLHIGIKLTLDHTTWIAAFIPFGLGFSSSGGLIGLGTLAGQLMIFVGITGALRNRFASPAPVAARWRAMHMLAYPAWCAGLIHGLYAGRAVKAPIFTYMYVLCVLGVIAALALRSAPRPFKRKVTDRIAMLLGAEERPGREELEASRARRAAETAAPGRESRRPAESPRRRSESALPGYEGLTQTGGVPLYQAPPAPEPAGSGFAAAYRAVSPNTQQPFDTGQTARMDMPMDMQAATDPIARMDSGSTSGSWPIPSPPPVGEAPASVYDPLQDTGYNIPTYGGNSGTASYLSGDVRDTGETNTLYGTYNPNDTYNSGPATDTTPGQSYDFDAPGSGEPWNTPSGGYR